A genomic region of Trichothermofontia sichuanensis B231 contains the following coding sequences:
- a CDS encoding ribonuclease J produces the protein MSKNRSTSVVKVIPLGGLHEIGKNTCVFEYNDEIILLDAGLAFPTDGMHGVNIVLPDMTYLVENRHRIKGMIVTHGHEDHIGGIAFHLRQFEIPVIYGPRLAMALLQGKLEEAGVADRTELRAVGPRDVVRLGESFFVEFIRNTHSIADSFTVAIHTPVGVIIHTGDFKIDHTPVDGERFDLQRLADYGEKGVLCLISDSTNAEVPGFTPSEQSVYPNLDRIFREAPGRLLVTTFASSVHRVNIILQLAQKHGRVVSVQGRSMLNVIAQARKLGYIQCPDNLLQPLNVIRQLKDEQVLILTTGSQGEPLSALTRIANGEHRQIQIHQGDTVVFSANPIPGNTIAVVNTIDKLMMKGAKVIYGRDKGIHVSGHGCQEDQKLMLALTKPKLFMPVHGEHRMLVQHAQTAQAMGIPPENIVIVDNGDIVEISADGIRVAGRVPAGIELVDTSRSGIVHDRVLKERQQLAEDGIVTIAAIIDANGALVKAPEVHFKGVVMSIEQPTLRQWIDETIRNTLSEHWSNLARQFEGEWEVDWAGLQVQIERDLQRLLRRELQSNPLLLFMMQTLPPTAAKPLPLAPESSPAEQTIVGVRTRKRTASIAS, from the coding sequence ATGAGTAAAAACAGATCCACTTCTGTTGTTAAAGTCATTCCCCTTGGTGGGTTGCATGAGATTGGCAAAAACACCTGTGTTTTTGAATATAACGACGAAATTATTTTGTTAGATGCGGGGCTGGCGTTCCCCACTGATGGGATGCACGGGGTGAATATCGTCCTCCCGGACATGACCTATTTGGTGGAAAATCGCCATCGGATTAAGGGGATGATCGTCACCCACGGTCACGAAGACCATATTGGTGGGATCGCTTTCCACCTGCGTCAGTTTGAAATTCCGGTCATCTATGGCCCTCGGCTGGCGATGGCCTTGTTACAGGGTAAGTTAGAAGAAGCGGGGGTTGCCGATCGCACGGAATTGCGCGCGGTCGGCCCACGGGATGTAGTCCGGTTGGGTGAGTCCTTCTTTGTGGAATTTATTCGCAATACCCACTCGATCGCGGATAGTTTTACAGTTGCCATCCATACCCCGGTTGGCGTGATTATCCACACGGGGGATTTTAAGATTGACCATACGCCGGTTGATGGCGAACGGTTTGATCTGCAACGGTTGGCAGACTACGGCGAGAAAGGGGTTTTGTGCCTGATTAGCGATTCGACCAATGCGGAAGTGCCTGGTTTTACCCCTTCGGAACAGTCAGTGTATCCCAATCTCGATCGCATTTTCCGGGAAGCACCGGGTCGTCTGTTAGTGACCACGTTTGCCTCGTCGGTGCATCGGGTCAATATCATTTTGCAATTGGCCCAGAAACATGGACGGGTGGTCTCGGTGCAGGGGCGATCGATGCTCAATGTCATTGCCCAGGCTCGTAAGCTCGGCTACATCCAATGTCCTGATAATCTGTTGCAACCCCTGAACGTAATTCGGCAACTCAAAGATGAGCAGGTTCTGATCCTGACCACTGGCTCTCAGGGAGAACCGCTTTCGGCCCTGACCCGCATTGCCAATGGTGAGCATCGCCAGATCCAGATTCACCAAGGGGATACAGTCGTATTCTCGGCTAACCCGATTCCGGGGAATACGATTGCGGTGGTGAACACGATCGATAAGCTAATGATGAAGGGGGCCAAGGTCATCTACGGGCGGGATAAGGGGATTCATGTATCTGGTCACGGCTGCCAGGAGGACCAGAAACTCATGCTGGCCCTAACCAAGCCTAAGCTGTTCATGCCCGTCCACGGGGAGCACCGGATGCTGGTGCAACATGCCCAAACGGCGCAAGCGATGGGTATCCCGCCTGAGAATATCGTGATTGTGGATAATGGCGATATTGTTGAAATCAGTGCGGATGGGATTCGGGTTGCAGGTCGTGTTCCTGCTGGGATTGAGCTGGTGGATACCTCCCGATCGGGCATTGTTCACGATCGCGTCCTCAAGGAGCGGCAACAACTGGCGGAAGATGGTATTGTCACGATTGCTGCGATTATTGATGCCAATGGCGCGCTGGTGAAGGCACCGGAAGTTCACTTCAAGGGCGTGGTGATGTCGATCGAACAGCCCACCTTGCGCCAATGGATCGATGAGACGATTCGCAATACCCTGAGTGAACACTGGTCTAACTTGGCCCGTCAGTTTGAGGGCGAGTGGGAAGTTGACTGGGCTGGCCTGCAGGTGCAGATTGAACGGGATCTGCAACGGTTGTTACGCCGCGAGTTGCAAAGTAATCCGCTACTGTTGTTTATGATGCAAACGCTGCCGCCAACGGCGGCCAAGCCCCTGCCCCTTGCTCCAGAGTCTTCCCCGGCGGAGCAGACAATTGTCGGGGTCAGGACCCGTAAACGGACGGCTAGTATTGCTTCCTAA
- a CDS encoding calcium/sodium antiporter, producing the protein MPITAIVYIVLGLVLLVGGAELLVRGAARIAIAWGMPPLIIGLTIVAYGTSAPEAAVSIQSSWAGQADIALGNVVGSNICNVLLILGASALIAPMMVPSQLIRLDVPIMIGVSVLVFVFGLDGNIDRVEGLVLFIGAIAYTGFLILSGREDQAELPDELLTEAAAACARSRRASLKNLGLVAISLGLLVWGSRWLVQGAVTVAEAIGVDQLVIGLTIVAVGTSLPELASSIVASIRGEQDIAVGNVVGSNIFNILAVLGLAAAVAPNGMRVSPAAINFDIPVMIAVAVACLPIFITGKTISRWEGLLFLGYYIAYTAYLIFNSAHHALLPLFSQVLTLWVIPLTIIMLAIALLRHYQQKRRPHGH; encoded by the coding sequence ATGCCAATCACCGCCATTGTCTACATTGTGTTAGGTCTTGTGCTGCTGGTCGGGGGTGCAGAATTGCTAGTGCGCGGGGCGGCCCGGATTGCGATCGCCTGGGGAATGCCCCCCCTGATTATTGGCCTCACGATCGTCGCCTATGGCACCAGTGCGCCAGAGGCCGCTGTCAGTATCCAGTCCAGTTGGGCAGGACAGGCGGATATTGCCCTAGGGAACGTGGTTGGCAGCAATATTTGCAATGTTCTCCTGATTTTGGGGGCTTCTGCCCTGATTGCCCCGATGATGGTCCCCAGCCAACTCATCCGGTTGGATGTCCCGATTATGATCGGCGTCTCTGTGCTGGTCTTTGTCTTTGGTCTGGATGGCAATATCGATCGGGTTGAAGGGCTGGTTTTGTTTATCGGCGCGATCGCCTATACAGGATTCCTCATCCTCAGTGGCCGGGAGGATCAAGCGGAACTACCGGATGAGCTACTGACAGAAGCCGCAGCCGCGTGTGCTCGATCGCGGCGGGCCAGTCTTAAAAATCTGGGGTTGGTAGCCATCAGTCTAGGGTTATTAGTGTGGGGATCACGGTGGTTGGTGCAGGGGGCCGTTACCGTGGCTGAAGCCATCGGTGTTGATCAGCTGGTGATTGGCCTGACGATCGTTGCGGTAGGAACTTCTCTACCGGAATTAGCCAGTTCCATTGTGGCCAGTATTCGTGGTGAACAGGATATTGCCGTGGGGAATGTGGTCGGCAGCAATATTTTTAACATCCTAGCCGTGTTGGGCCTTGCCGCCGCCGTCGCACCCAATGGGATGCGGGTGTCGCCCGCCGCCATTAACTTCGATATTCCCGTCATGATTGCCGTGGCGGTTGCCTGTTTGCCGATCTTTATCACCGGCAAAACGATTTCCCGTTGGGAAGGCTTGCTGTTCCTGGGTTACTACATTGCCTATACGGCCTATCTCATTTTCAATTCCGCCCACCACGCCCTACTCCCTCTGTTCAGCCAGGTCCTCACCCTCTGGGTGATACCGCTGACAATCATTATGCTGGCGATCGCCTTATTGCGTCATTATCAGCAGAAACGCCGCCCCCACGGGCACTAG
- the pbpC gene encoding penicillin-binding protein 1C yields the protein MARWFLPALKAIITDRSFQFTQWVKSWPRWVGFGLGGIVLSGVGVRYTPYLMPIRASDIVQEHSAWVLSDRNGLPLGTILSRDQEHTMGVALDQVSPQFIQAILAAEDSRFYQHGPVDLAALARAIVQAIQARRIVSGASTVTMQLARMIYPTPRTPVGKLQEIWIAWRLAAGMSRDEILHAYINRLPMGGNVYGVEAAARLYLDLPAAHLNLAQASLLAALPNDPTALNPYVYWAQLKQRQRYVLDRLVATGRITATEADHAYAETIHLQDRQQGILAAPHFLFWVANQVEQSPGQATGVIRTTLDRPLQEFVETQVRQLVQGLALQNVRHAAAIVVDNHTGDILAYVGSPNYFDTDDLGRNDGVQALRQPGSTLKPFLYQLALARGVISPNTVLADVPTHYAIPGAQLYSPTDYSETFQGPVRVRSALANSLNIPAVRVLERVGVAAFRDRLRELGFEHLTRSPEYYGLGLALGAGEVSLWELARAYVTLARGGEAIALRGWLGEAPLKMGFTTKAPRHEGARREEGAWELVRDMLGDRYARAGAFGVASVLDLPFAAAVKTGTSSDFRDTWTVGFSRDYTVATWVGNFDGSAMRTVSGVTGAAPLWQRIMLHLHEHQEPAGFAPPTGLVPRPICAISGARPTPACPIVVREYLFPTDLAAYEHQPDPFLKPIPGQPDRYHWVLSPEYHEWLAQREVPAWLQTTVTIAHENRRVDIPPANPNPIDLSQTTQTRQSAIGVPKIAFPQTGDRFILHPAENDSPAAMQHGPSQRLEFTLTTQPDTEVEWWLNGQKLATQPGRSYFWTVQPGHWTLTVKSAAPPHSRAPWEDTVTFQVDVANIQHQKRGFTIRDR from the coding sequence GTGGCTAGATGGTTTCTTCCTGCTTTGAAGGCGATCATCACCGATCGCAGCTTTCAATTTACCCAATGGGTCAAATCCTGGCCACGTTGGGTAGGGTTTGGCCTAGGGGGCATCGTGCTGAGCGGGGTGGGGGTGCGCTATACCCCGTACCTGATGCCGATCCGGGCTAGCGATATCGTCCAAGAGCACTCGGCATGGGTCTTGAGCGATCGCAATGGTCTACCCCTGGGAACGATCCTCAGTCGCGATCAGGAGCACACGATGGGGGTTGCCCTCGATCAGGTTTCGCCCCAGTTTATTCAGGCAATTCTGGCCGCCGAAGATAGTCGTTTTTACCAGCACGGGCCGGTGGATCTGGCTGCTTTGGCACGGGCGATCGTACAGGCGATTCAGGCACGGCGGATTGTCAGTGGGGCCTCAACCGTTACGATGCAACTGGCCCGTATGATCTACCCGACGCCGCGTACGCCCGTGGGTAAACTCCAGGAGATCTGGATTGCGTGGCGCCTGGCGGCGGGGATGAGCCGGGATGAAATTTTGCACGCCTACATCAACCGGCTGCCAATGGGGGGCAATGTATATGGTGTGGAAGCGGCTGCCCGTTTGTACCTGGATTTACCGGCTGCCCATCTGAACTTGGCCCAGGCCAGTTTGTTGGCGGCTCTGCCCAATGATCCCACTGCCCTGAATCCCTACGTTTATTGGGCGCAACTGAAGCAACGGCAACGCTATGTCCTCGATCGCCTGGTGGCCACGGGGAGAATTACCGCCACTGAGGCTGATCACGCTTACGCCGAAACCATCCATCTTCAGGATCGGCAACAGGGCATCCTGGCCGCCCCCCATTTCCTCTTTTGGGTTGCCAATCAGGTGGAGCAGAGTCCCGGACAGGCAACCGGGGTGATTCGCACGACGCTCGATCGCCCCTTGCAAGAATTTGTGGAAACTCAGGTTCGTCAATTGGTCCAGGGGTTAGCACTCCAGAATGTGCGCCATGCGGCGGCGATCGTGGTCGATAACCACACGGGGGATATCCTGGCCTATGTGGGGTCACCGAACTATTTTGATACGGATGATCTGGGACGCAATGATGGGGTGCAGGCGCTACGGCAACCGGGATCAACGCTGAAGCCGTTTTTATATCAACTGGCGCTGGCACGGGGTGTCATTAGCCCCAATACTGTCCTGGCGGATGTTCCTACCCATTACGCCATTCCCGGTGCCCAACTCTATAGTCCGACTGACTACAGTGAAACGTTTCAAGGACCGGTGCGGGTGCGATCGGCGTTGGCGAATTCCCTTAATATTCCGGCGGTGCGGGTATTGGAGCGGGTGGGAGTGGCGGCTTTTCGCGATCGCTTGCGGGAGTTGGGGTTTGAGCATTTGACGCGATCGCCGGAGTATTACGGGCTGGGGTTGGCCCTGGGGGCGGGGGAGGTGAGTCTGTGGGAGTTGGCGCGGGCCTATGTCACGCTGGCGCGGGGGGGGGAGGCGATCGCGCTGCGGGGGTGGCTGGGGGAGGCGCCGTTGAAAATGGGCTTCACCACCAAGGCACCAAGGCACGAAGGGGCACGAAGGGAGGAGGGGGCCTGGGAATTGGTGCGGGATATGTTGGGCGATCGCTATGCGCGGGCGGGGGCGTTTGGGGTAGCGTCGGTGTTGGATTTGCCGTTTGCGGCGGCGGTCAAGACGGGGACTTCCTCGGATTTTCGGGATACGTGGACGGTGGGATTCAGCCGGGATTACACTGTGGCGACCTGGGTGGGGAATTTTGATGGGTCGGCCATGCGGACGGTATCGGGGGTGACGGGAGCTGCGCCCCTCTGGCAGCGGATTATGTTGCACTTGCATGAGCACCAGGAACCGGCTGGCTTTGCACCACCTACAGGGTTAGTGCCGCGACCTATTTGTGCCATTTCTGGGGCACGACCAACACCTGCTTGCCCGATCGTGGTCAGGGAATATCTTTTCCCCACTGATTTAGCCGCCTATGAGCATCAACCCGATCCTTTCCTGAAACCGATTCCTGGTCAGCCCGATCGCTATCACTGGGTCCTTTCCCCCGAATACCACGAATGGCTGGCCCAACGGGAAGTCCCCGCTTGGCTCCAGACAACCGTCACCATCGCTCATGAAAACCGCCGGGTAGACATCCCACCGGCCAATCCTAACCCTATCGATCTGAGCCAAACTACCCAAACCCGCCAGTCAGCGATTGGGGTCCCCAAAATTGCTTTTCCCCAGACGGGCGATCGCTTTATCCTGCATCCCGCTGAAAACGATTCCCCAGCAGCAATGCAACACGGCCCCAGCCAACGCTTGGAATTTACCCTCACCACCCAGCCAGATACCGAGGTGGAATGGTGGCTCAATGGGCAAAAATTGGCCACCCAACCGGGACGCTCGTACTTTTGGACGGTGCAACCGGGCCACTGGACACTAACCGTAAAATCTGCCGCTCCCCCCCATAGCCGCGCTCCCTGGGAAGACACCGTTACCTTTCAAGTCGATGTTGCAAATATACAACATCAGAAACGAGGTTTTACAATTCGCGATCGTTAG
- the carB gene encoding carbamoyl-phosphate synthase large subunit: protein MPRRTDLRKIMLLGSGPIIIGQACEFDYSGTQACKALREEGYEVILVNSNPATIMTDPEMADRTYIEPLRWELVEKIIAQERPDALLPTMGGQTALNLAVDLSENGVLERYGVELIGAKLPAIKMAEDRQLFKDAMARIGVAVCPSGTASNMTEARAVAQQIGSYPLIIRPAFTLGGTGGGIAYNQEEFEEIAQLGLDASPMSQILIEQSLLGWKEYELEVMRDLADNVVIICSIENLDPMGIHTGDSITVAPAQTLTDKEYQVLRDASIRIIREIGVETGGSNIQFAVNPENGDVIVIEMNPRVSRSSALASKATGFPIAKFAAKLAVGYTLDEIPNDITKKTPASFEPTIDYVVTKIPRFTFEKFPNTQPYLTTQMKSVGEAMAIGRTFQESFQKALRSLETGRAGWGCDRAETLPSLEQVRAGLRTPNPERIFTVRHALLLGMTVEEIYELTGIDPWFLDKLADLLVTEKQLKRTTLTALTRQQLFHAKRQGFSDRQIAFATKTSEDEVRRYRQQLGIVPVYKTVDTCAAEFEALTPYYYSTYESGSYQISPDASETPPQPVVESEVLPSTKRKVMILGGGPNRIGQGIEFDYCCCHASFALRADGFETIMVNSNPETVSTDYDTSDRLYFEPLTREDVLNIIEVEQPEGVIIQFGGQTPLKLALPLQQALEAKGPDFPTRIWGTSPDSIDIAEDRERFEHILRQLHIQQPPNGIARSFEEALSVARRIGYPVVVRPSYVLGGRAMEIVYSDAELERYMTFAVQVEPDHPILIDKFLENATEVDVDAIADQTGRVVIGGIMEHIEQAGIHSGDSACSIPSILLTPNVLNTIRAWTVQLAKALKVVGLMNIQFAVVGLGSLTPQVYILEANPRASRTVPFVSKAIGKPLAKLASRIMAGQTLEKLGFTEEIIPPHVAVKEAVLPFDRFPGSDVILGPEMRSTGEVMGIDVDFGKAFAKAELAAGQRLPLSGTVFVSMNDRDKAAIVPVVKDLINLGFKIVATEGTRQALKEQGIQVELMLKLHEGRPNIIDAIKNHTIQLIINTPIGATAQEDDREIRRSALAYKIPMITTIAGAKATAAAIQSLQSHPLTVKALQDYIADYIAG from the coding sequence ATGCCCCGTCGTACCGATCTTCGCAAAATCATGCTCCTGGGGTCTGGCCCGATCATCATCGGCCAGGCGTGCGAGTTTGACTACTCCGGTACCCAAGCCTGTAAGGCCCTGCGAGAAGAGGGCTACGAGGTGATCCTGGTGAACTCCAACCCAGCGACGATCATGACCGACCCGGAAATGGCCGATCGCACCTATATCGAACCGTTGCGCTGGGAACTGGTGGAGAAAATTATTGCCCAGGAGCGGCCCGACGCGCTCCTACCGACGATGGGGGGGCAAACGGCCCTGAATCTGGCAGTGGACCTGTCGGAAAACGGGGTTCTGGAACGCTATGGCGTTGAGTTAATTGGTGCGAAACTGCCCGCCATCAAGATGGCTGAGGATCGACAACTCTTTAAAGATGCAATGGCCCGGATTGGGGTAGCCGTGTGTCCATCGGGAACCGCTTCCAATATGACTGAGGCGCGGGCGGTGGCCCAGCAAATCGGCAGCTATCCCCTGATCATTCGTCCGGCCTTTACCCTGGGGGGGACGGGCGGTGGCATTGCCTACAACCAGGAAGAGTTTGAGGAAATCGCCCAGTTGGGGTTGGATGCTAGCCCCATGTCCCAAATCCTGATCGAGCAGTCACTGCTGGGCTGGAAGGAGTATGAACTGGAGGTGATGCGCGATCTGGCCGATAACGTCGTGATCATCTGCTCGATCGAAAACCTGGACCCGATGGGCATTCACACCGGCGACTCGATCACGGTGGCCCCGGCCCAAACCCTGACTGATAAAGAATACCAAGTGTTGCGGGATGCCTCCATTCGCATTATTCGCGAGATTGGCGTGGAAACGGGGGGATCGAATATCCAGTTTGCCGTCAATCCAGAAAATGGCGATGTCATCGTGATTGAAATGAACCCACGGGTGTCGCGCAGTTCGGCCCTAGCCTCGAAGGCAACGGGGTTCCCGATCGCCAAATTTGCTGCCAAGTTAGCCGTGGGCTACACCCTAGATGAAATCCCCAACGACATTACTAAGAAAACCCCGGCTTCGTTTGAACCCACCATCGACTATGTGGTGACCAAGATCCCCCGCTTCACCTTCGAGAAATTCCCCAACACCCAGCCCTACTTGACGACGCAAATGAAATCCGTCGGCGAGGCCATGGCGATCGGGCGCACCTTCCAAGAATCGTTCCAAAAAGCCCTGCGATCGCTCGAAACGGGGCGGGCTGGTTGGGGCTGCGATCGGGCCGAAACCCTGCCCAGTTTAGAACAAGTGCGGGCGGGCCTGCGAACCCCCAACCCAGAGCGGATCTTTACCGTGCGTCATGCCTTGCTGTTGGGGATGACCGTGGAAGAAATTTACGAACTAACGGGGATTGATCCCTGGTTCCTGGATAAATTGGCAGACTTACTGGTGACGGAAAAGCAACTGAAACGGACGACATTGACCGCCCTGACCCGGCAGCAGTTGTTCCACGCCAAGCGCCAGGGCTTTAGCGATCGCCAGATTGCCTTTGCGACCAAGACCAGCGAAGACGAGGTACGCCGCTACCGCCAGCAGTTGGGGATTGTGCCGGTCTACAAAACTGTGGATACCTGTGCTGCCGAATTTGAAGCCCTCACCCCCTACTACTACTCCACCTATGAATCGGGCAGTTACCAAATTAGTCCTGATGCCAGCGAGACTCCGCCGCAACCCGTGGTTGAATCGGAGGTATTGCCCTCCACCAAGCGCAAAGTGATGATCCTGGGGGGTGGCCCCAACCGGATTGGCCAGGGGATTGAGTTTGACTACTGTTGTTGTCATGCTTCCTTTGCCCTGCGGGCGGATGGGTTTGAAACCATCATGGTCAACTCCAACCCGGAAACCGTTTCCACCGACTACGACACCAGCGATCGCCTCTATTTTGAACCCCTCACGCGCGAAGACGTGCTGAATATCATTGAAGTCGAGCAACCGGAGGGAGTCATTATCCAGTTTGGCGGCCAGACGCCCCTGAAATTAGCCCTCCCCCTCCAGCAAGCGTTGGAGGCCAAAGGACCGGATTTCCCGACCCGGATTTGGGGCACTTCGCCGGATTCGATCGACATTGCCGAAGATCGGGAGCGGTTCGAGCACATCCTACGCCAGTTGCACATTCAACAACCCCCCAATGGCATCGCCCGCAGTTTTGAAGAAGCCTTGAGTGTGGCCCGAAGGATTGGGTATCCCGTGGTCGTGCGACCGAGCTATGTTCTGGGCGGTCGGGCCATGGAAATTGTCTATTCCGACGCAGAACTGGAACGCTACATGACGTTTGCGGTGCAGGTAGAACCGGATCACCCGATTCTGATTGATAAATTCTTGGAAAATGCCACGGAAGTCGATGTGGATGCGATCGCCGATCAAACGGGACGAGTGGTCATTGGCGGCATCATGGAGCACATTGAACAGGCAGGGATTCACTCCGGTGATTCGGCCTGTTCGATTCCTTCGATCCTATTAACGCCGAATGTGTTAAATACCATTCGAGCCTGGACCGTCCAATTGGCCAAAGCCCTCAAGGTTGTCGGACTGATGAACATCCAGTTTGCCGTGGTTGGCCTAGGTTCGCTAACACCCCAGGTGTATATTCTGGAAGCCAATCCCCGCGCTTCGCGGACGGTGCCCTTTGTTTCTAAGGCTATTGGTAAACCCCTGGCGAAACTCGCTTCGCGGATTATGGCCGGTCAAACCCTGGAAAAATTGGGTTTTACCGAGGAAATTATTCCCCCCCATGTTGCGGTTAAGGAAGCCGTATTACCCTTCGATCGCTTCCCAGGTAGTGATGTCATCCTGGGGCCGGAAATGCGATCAACCGGAGAAGTGATGGGTATCGATGTTGATTTTGGTAAAGCCTTTGCCAAGGCGGAACTGGCGGCTGGCCAGCGCCTACCCTTATCAGGAACCGTATTTGTCTCCATGAACGATCGGGATAAGGCCGCGATCGTCCCGGTGGTTAAGGATTTAATTAATCTGGGTTTCAAGATCGTGGCCACCGAGGGCACCCGGCAAGCCTTAAAGGAACAGGGCATCCAGGTTGAGCTAATGCTCAAACTCCACGAGGGCCGTCCCAACATTATTGATGCGATTAAGAACCACACGATTCAGTTGATTATCAATACCCCCATTGGGGCCACCGCCCAGGAAGACGATCGCGAAATTCGGCGATCGGCGCTGGCCTATAAAATCCCCATGATTACCACGATCGCTGGAGCCAAGGCAACCGCAGCCGCAATCCAGTCCCTACAATCCCATCCCCTCACAGTGAAGGCATTACAGGACTATATTGCAGACTATATTGCCGGTTAA
- the glgX gene encoding glycogen debranching protein GlgX produces MDKSILPGRSFPLGATVTPMGVNFSIFAKGATGVSLLLFDDPDAPRADRVIHLDPKIHRTFYYWHVFVRGLRSGQVYAYRVEGPYAPEKGLRFDSEKVLLDPYARAVVGWRNYSREAAIHPGNNNIAQALRSVVVDSSAYNWEGDMPLHLPYSSTIIYEVHVGGFTRHPSCGLPPALRGTYAGLQAKIPYLKQLGITAVELLPIHQFDHQDAQPGLQNYWGYSTMAFFAPHRGYSSHLDPLGPLNEFRDMVKALHRAGIEVILDVVFNHTAEGNENGPTLSFRGLANSTYYMLDPKNPAHYLNYSGCGNTFKANHSVPGHLILDCLRYWVAEMHVDGFRFDLASALSRAADGTPLEDPPILWSIESDPVLAGTKIIAEAWDAGGLYQVGSFIGDRFAEWNGPYRDDVRQFVRGDANMVGKLAARVLGSPDIYKDPDREPNRSINFITCHDGFTLRDLVSYNQKHNEANRENNRDGANENYSWNCGVEGPTSDPNILKLRLQQSKNFLTILLTSQGTPMLLMGDEVGRSQQGNNNAYCQDNELSWFDWRRVTEEAELLRFTQGLIHFVQSLNIFQQERLLAVTHPNANPHIIWHGTELFKPDWTPEARSLAFSLHHPAANEHLHLIFNANKEGKNFALPTPPDDHRWCRIVDTSLPPPADFSPPAEAMPLSDSHYWLNARSSLVLIAYPR; encoded by the coding sequence ATGGATAAGTCTATCTTACCTGGCCGCAGTTTTCCCTTGGGTGCCACAGTGACCCCTATGGGGGTCAATTTCAGCATTTTTGCCAAAGGAGCCACGGGAGTTTCCTTATTGTTATTTGATGATCCGGATGCGCCCCGTGCCGATCGGGTGATTCATCTTGACCCCAAAATTCATCGTACCTTTTATTACTGGCATGTTTTTGTGCGGGGATTGCGATCGGGCCAGGTCTATGCCTACCGTGTCGAGGGACCCTACGCCCCCGAAAAAGGGTTGCGCTTCGATAGCGAGAAAGTGCTGCTCGATCCCTACGCCCGGGCCGTGGTAGGCTGGCGGAACTATAGTCGAGAAGCAGCCATTCACCCTGGCAATAACAACATTGCCCAAGCCCTACGCAGCGTTGTCGTCGACTCCAGTGCCTATAACTGGGAAGGGGATATGCCGCTCCATCTTCCCTATTCTTCAACCATTATCTATGAAGTCCATGTGGGGGGCTTTACCCGCCACCCCAGTTGTGGCCTACCGCCAGCGCTCCGGGGGACCTATGCCGGCTTACAGGCCAAAATTCCTTACCTGAAGCAGTTGGGCATTACCGCCGTTGAACTGTTACCTATCCACCAGTTTGATCACCAGGATGCCCAGCCTGGGCTGCAAAACTACTGGGGCTATAGCACAATGGCCTTTTTTGCTCCCCATCGCGGCTACAGTTCCCATCTTGACCCCCTTGGCCCATTGAATGAATTTCGGGATATGGTCAAGGCGCTGCACCGAGCCGGCATTGAAGTAATTCTGGACGTGGTGTTTAACCACACGGCAGAGGGGAATGAAAATGGCCCCACCCTTTCCTTCCGGGGCCTTGCCAACTCTACTTATTACATGCTGGATCCCAAGAATCCGGCCCACTACCTCAACTACAGCGGTTGTGGTAATACCTTCAAAGCTAATCACTCAGTTCCGGGCCACCTGATCCTGGACTGCTTGCGTTATTGGGTGGCCGAGATGCACGTGGATGGCTTCCGCTTTGATCTGGCCTCGGCCCTCTCCCGTGCCGCGGATGGCACTCCCCTTGAAGATCCGCCGATCCTTTGGTCGATCGAATCCGATCCCGTCTTGGCGGGTACCAAGATTATTGCTGAAGCCTGGGATGCGGGCGGACTATACCAGGTGGGATCATTTATCGGCGATCGCTTTGCCGAGTGGAATGGTCCTTATCGGGATGATGTGCGGCAGTTTGTGCGGGGGGATGCCAATATGGTCGGTAAGTTGGCGGCACGGGTATTAGGCAGCCCTGATATTTATAAAGACCCCGATCGCGAACCCAATCGTAGTATCAACTTTATTACCTGCCATGATGGTTTTACCCTGCGGGATCTGGTTTCCTATAACCAAAAACACAACGAAGCTAATCGGGAAAATAACCGCGATGGCGCTAATGAGAACTATAGCTGGAATTGTGGGGTTGAAGGCCCCACCAGTGATCCCAACATTCTCAAACTGCGTCTACAACAAAGCAAGAACTTTCTAACGATTTTGCTAACCTCCCAGGGGACACCCATGCTGCTGATGGGTGACGAAGTTGGCCGTAGCCAACAGGGAAATAATAACGCCTACTGTCAGGACAATGAGCTAAGTTGGTTTGACTGGCGACGGGTTACCGAAGAGGCAGAATTGCTGCGCTTTACCCAGGGACTGATTCACTTTGTCCAATCTCTTAACATTTTCCAACAGGAACGATTACTGGCAGTTACCCATCCCAATGCGAATCCTCATATTATCTGGCACGGGACCGAGCTTTTTAAGCCGGATTGGACACCGGAGGCCCGCTCCTTGGCCTTTAGCCTTCACCATCCTGCGGCTAATGAGCATTTGCATTTGATTTTTAATGCCAATAAAGAGGGTAAAAATTTTGCCCTACCCACCCCACCGGATGACCACCGCTGGTGCCGCATTGTTGATACGTCTCTGCCCCCACCGGCGGATTTTTCGCCACCCGCCGAAGCCATGCCCCTGAGTGACAGCCACTATTGGCTCAATGCCCGATCGTCGCTGGTACTCATAGCCTACCCAAGATAG